Below is a window of Christensenella minuta DNA.
AAGCGCACAGACGCGGAGGAAGAGAGATGGATTTGAAGCAACTTGACACGGAATTGCTCGAAACGCATGATAATGCCTTTGGATGCGCCTATCCATGCGGGTATGTGGATTATTGCGATTATTGTGATATTGACGATATAGATTTTCCATGCGCTAAAGCAAAAATAAGAATGGAGGAACGAAATGAAAGAACTGAAAGAAGCGGTAAAAGTGCTGATGAACGAGGAATACGAGAGAGCGGCTAAAAAATTCGGTGGAAATTTTAATAGCCCGCATGAGGTGTATGCGGTGATTCTCGAAGAGGTCGAGGAAGCGGGCGATGAATTTGATTGTATAAGAGGATATTTGGCAGAATATTGGGATTGCGTTAAAAATAATGAAGTTGGAGAATGGCCTCTTTATATTGAGAAATCTGCAATCCAAGCAGCCGCTGAATGTATCCAGATAGCGGCTATGGCATGTAAGGCGAGGAGGTAAAAAAAGAACAGCCCTCGGGCTGAGGAACCGCTCTTTCTGGGTATTGATTTTCACTAAATATAGTATACCACAGGAGGGGCGGATTTGGAAGCGGTTGAAAACAAGTTGTATCAGTACTCGGAATATAAAAAACGAATAGAAGAACAGGAGAAGCAGATTGCGGAACTTATGGATAAAAAGGACGCACTGGCGGAGCGCATGCTGCGCGGCCAAAATCTTGATGCCGTCCGGGTTATGGGCGGCCTTACTTCCGATCCTGTGTTTGCTGCTGTACAAAAAATGGTCGATGTATACGGAACGAGGATAGACGCTATCCGAAAAGAGATCGTAAACCTCTACTATCTTTCGGATGATATCATGCGGATCGTAAATAATGCGGGGCTTACCGAGGCGGAGCGTGAATACATCCAGTGCAGATACTTCGATGGGCTGCGGGCCTCGCAAACGGCGGCAAGGATGGGATATAGCGAAAGCAGGGCAGGAGATATAAAAAGATCGGCCCTAAATAAAATTTCGGCGATTATTCGGCGGTAATCGGCGATTTTTTGTGATAGGATGATAGCGTCAGAGAATTATAAAAAGCCGCAACGAGGTGGAACCACTTTCAAGGTGCAAAAATCCACAAGGAACACCCGGGAGAAAAGGCTGCGGCAATATGGGGATGTGAATGGTTTCGACGCGATGTAAGCCCGAAGCGGATATTCGCGGACACGAGTTCAATTCTCGTCATCTCCACCAGTGCCAGTGCGTGGGTAGGCATGGAAACGCACGAAAATCCGCGAATAAAATGCAGTGAACCGTATGCCTGCGGAGAATTGCGCGGGGGCGGGCTGGAGCGGACTGGCTAGAGATCAGCGGCCCCTTTTATAAGATTCCATGCGGAGAGGTCAATAAAGTCACGTGAAAGCGGGTAGGCGCATACCGCTATAATCAGGCGGCATTTGGGAAGCCGTCGAGTGCCAACGGGAATAGCCGTGCGCCCAAGCTGGCTGATACCCGAAAAAACCAAGCCGTAGGTTTCCTGCACAGATAAGAGCAGGTTTTAGAGCGGAATAGGATTAAATGATTGCCGCTTGCCCGCAGCGACATATAAATAGCGGGCTTAAAGCAAATATAAGCAAAAAACGTTATCCGAATGGGTGGCGTTTTTGTTTTGGAGAAAAGGGAAAAGTAAACACTGTAACAGCGGGGCGGGGCATGGGTGTTTAAAAGGTGAGGTATGTTTGAAGTAAGGCAAGATTTTACATTGATACAGTACAACACACCGATGGAATTTGATAGCATAGATATTTACTGCATAGCCGACCTGCATATCGGATCGCCTGCATTTAATAATACTCTATGGGAGCGTTTTAAGGCACTCCTGAAAGAGCCTAATGCATACGTGATATATGCAGGGGACTTGATAGACAACGCGCTTAAAACGAGCAAGAGCAACGTATATGGGCAAACGATGAGTCCGCACGAGCAAAAGCGGTTTTTGGCAAACGAATTATACGACCATCGGGACAAGATCGTAGCCATATTGCCCGGAAACCATGAAACGCGGTCTAGTAAAGATTCAGACGGTTTCCCAATTTATGACGTTGCCTGTAAATTGGATATTGAAGATCGATACAGGCAGAACATGGGAATACTGGATATCGGTGTAGGAAAGCGGACGGGCAAGGCGATAAGGCAGCATCACTACTTCGGATGTGTGATGCACAAGACCAATAAGACCATGCGTTATCATTACGCAGACACCATAGACGGGATAGACTTTTACATATCAGCGCATACACATTCTCCTGCTGATATGCCACGGGACAAAATATATGTAGACGGGAATAACAAGCGAGCATCGATTAAACCTGTGGAAACAATTGTTACGGGTTCTTTTATGGACTATCGAGATTACCCCGTTGAGATGGCATTAAGACCATCAGCGCAGAAGTTTTACAAGCTGGTTCTGAATGGGAAAGAAAAAAGTATCAAGACTGTGGGGTTCAGGCTATGAAGTACGACAATGTAAACCACCCGGCGCACTATTGCGACGGTAGGGAGATAGAAACAATAGACTACATCAAAGATTTACTTTCCCCGGAGCAATTCATAGGTTACCTGTGGGGCAATGTAGAAAAGTATAACAGCCGCTGGCCGAAGAAGGGCGGCAGTGAGGATTTAAAGAAGATGCGGACGTATCTTGACTGGCTGAGAGAATATATACACAGGCTGGGTGATGGAATGGATAAATACAATGCAGAGCACTACTGGGATGAAACTGCGGCAATAGCGATCAGCAGGGCAGACCGAAGAAAGACGGCCGCGTTTGTGATGCGCGGCGGGAGTTACCGAATTGGAGATATTTATCGATTTGAATGGAAGAATGGAGTATTGGAGATATGGCAGGTAATAAAGGCGGCAGGCCGATGAAGTTCAGCGAAAAAGAATTTGGAAAATATGTACTGGACTATATGGTCTGTCTTTATGAAGCACAGAAGCAGGGAGACGCGGAAACGCCGACGCTGTTCGGTTTTTGGCGATGGCTGGACGAAAGAAAGCAGTGCTCGTTTCATACGGTGCGGCGGTGCTTTGACGAGTATTGGGCAGATATGAAAAAAGAGTTTAACGAACTGCGCGCGGACTTGCTGGTAAACGGCGGGGCGAAAGGCGTGTACAACGTGACGATGGTGATATTCGCGCTTAAAAACTGGTGCGGCTGGAAAGACCGCAAGGAGCAGTCTGTGGAAG
It encodes the following:
- a CDS encoding DUF3310 domain-containing protein gives rise to the protein MKYDNVNHPAHYCDGREIETIDYIKDLLSPEQFIGYLWGNVEKYNSRWPKKGGSEDLKKMRTYLDWLREYIHRLGDGMDKYNAEHYWDETAAIAISRADRRKTAAFVMRGGSYRIGDIYRFEWKNGVLEIWQVIKAAGR
- a CDS encoding metallophosphoesterase; this translates as MFEVRQDFTLIQYNTPMEFDSIDIYCIADLHIGSPAFNNTLWERFKALLKEPNAYVIYAGDLIDNALKTSKSNVYGQTMSPHEQKRFLANELYDHRDKIVAILPGNHETRSSKDSDGFPIYDVACKLDIEDRYRQNMGILDIGVGKRTGKAIRQHHYFGCVMHKTNKTMRYHYADTIDGIDFYISAHTHSPADMPRDKIYVDGNNKRASIKPVETIVTGSFMDYRDYPVEMALRPSAQKFYKLVLNGKEKSIKTVGFRL
- a CDS encoding sigma factor-like helix-turn-helix DNA-binding protein; the protein is MEAVENKLYQYSEYKKRIEEQEKQIAELMDKKDALAERMLRGQNLDAVRVMGGLTSDPVFAAVQKMVDVYGTRIDAIRKEIVNLYYLSDDIMRIVNNAGLTEAEREYIQCRYFDGLRASQTAARMGYSESRAGDIKRSALNKISAIIRR